From the genome of Primulina eburnea isolate SZY01 chromosome 12, ASM2296580v1, whole genome shotgun sequence, one region includes:
- the LOC140808242 gene encoding GDSL esterase/lipase At5g33370-like has translation MSPHYRILLALFLATLLGFERVEARAFFVFGDSLVDSGNNNYLATTARADAPPYGLDYPTHRPSGRFSNGFNIPDLISQKIGGRESPLPYLSPELNGERLLVGANFASAGVGILNDTGVQFVNIIRIGQQLAYFQQYQERVARFIGAFETKRLVNQALILITLGGNDFVNNYYLVPVSARSRQFAIQDYVPFVISEYKKILLRLYELGARRVLVTGTGPLGCVPAELAMRGRNGECSVELQRAASLFNPQLNQMILRVNSEIGATVFIASNTQVTHYDFFTNPAAFGFITSKVACCGQGPFNGLGLCTPVSNLCPNRDIFLFWDAFHPSERANRLIVNQMFSGTVEYMNPMNLSTIMALDAQT, from the exons ATGTCTCCACATTATAGGATTCTTTTGGCCTTATTTTTAGCAACATTGTTAGGGTTCGAACGAGTCGAGGCTCGAGCTTTTTTCGTGTTTGGGGATTCGCTTGTGGACAGTGGGAACAATAACTACTTAGCTACCACCGCTCGCGCGGATGCACCTCCATACGGCCTCGACTACCCGACGCATCGGCCGAGCGGGCGTTTCTCCAATGGTTTTAATATCCCGGATCTTATCA GTCAGAAAATTGGTGGTAGAGAATCACCGTTGCCATACCTAAGTCCGGAGCTGAACGGAGAAAGGCTATTGGTGGGAGCCAACTTTGCCTCGGCAGGAGTTGGAATTCTGAATGACACGGGCGTACAATTT gtgaacataATAAGGATTGGCCAACAATTGGCGTATTTCCAGCAATATCAAGAAAGGGTGGCTAGATTCATCGGAGCATTTGAGACGAAAAGACTCGTGAATCAAGCATTGATTCTCATCACATTGGGAGGCAACGATTTTGTCAATAACTACTATTTAGTCCCTGTCTCAGCAAGATCTCGACAATTTGCTATTCAAGATTACGTGCCCTTTGTCATCTCCGAATACAAAAAGATTTTGCTG AGACTTTACGAACTAGGAGCACGACGAGTCTTGGTGACGGGGACAGGGCCGCTAGGATGCGTTCCGGCGGAACTAGCGATGCGAGGTAGAAACGGTGAATGCTCAGTTGAACTCCAACGAGCAGCATCACTGTTTAATCCACAGCTCAACCAAATGATACTAAGGGTGAATAGTGAAATAGGTGCAACCGTTTTCATTGCTTCCAATACACAAGTGACCCACTATGATTTCTTCACCAATCCTGCAGCATTTG GTTTTATTACCTCTAAGGTGGCGTGTTGTGGACAAGGGCCATTCAATGGACTAGGACTATGCACACCAGTATCCAACTTGTGCCCCAACAGAGACATTTTTTTATTCTGGGATGCATTCCATCCATCCGAAAGGGCTAACCGATTGATCGTCAATCAGATGTTCTCGGGCACGGTCGAATACATGAACCCTATGAACCTCAGCACCATTATGGCTTTAGATGCTCAGACATAA
- the LOC140808178 gene encoding uncharacterized protein — translation MPTQNQLLTQIYPDARPGSHSISRYHRSASDSTADLANIVSREAGNQSHEQDMEIGYEDKPQLVTFEGLERRFQDEIFNLIKEQANAEDAENTRHKEKLIELNDKYQEKLSTLRAQQASRRKEFLGKELEERQRQYQQTETGNLWITNVPNDPHSYAGTYHSAHAGRPERASFPRWSQGAEGRVPYPRGRDYDQTGARY, via the exons ATGCCGACACAAAATCAATTGCTGACTCAAATATACCCTGATGCAA GACCAGGAAGCCATTCAATTTCACGTTACCACAGGTCAGCATCAGATTCAACTGCGGATTTAGCAAATATAGTTAGCAGAGAGGCTGGAAATCAGTCCCATGAACAAGACATGGAAATTGGATACGAGGATAAACCCCAGCTCGTAACTTTTGAAGGCCTGGAAAGAAGATTTCAAGATGAAATATTCAATCTAATAAAGGAACAAGCCAATGCAGAAGATGCTGAAAATACGAGGCACAAAGAG AAGTTGATCGAACTTAATGACAAGTACCAAGAAAAACTATCTACACTTCGTGCACAACAAGCAAGTAGAAGAAAAGAGTTTCTTGGCAAGGAATTAGAGGAAAGGCAAAGACAGTACCAGCAAACTGAGACTGGCAACCTTTGGATCACAAATGTTCCAAACGACCCCCACAGTTACGCCGGAACTTATCATAGTGCACACGCTGGTCGTCCAGAGAGGGCATCATTTCCTAGGTGGAGCCAAGGTGCTGAAGGAAGGGTACCATACCCTCGGGGACGAGACTATGACCAAACCGGTGCTCGGTACTAG
- the LOC140808444 gene encoding calcium-dependent protein kinase 1-like: protein MGNTCVGPSISKNAIFQSVSAAVWRSRVPDGTESSVNGENAKNETPKEHESAMPVQSTPPEHVIIPKSETKQEQPAKPKKHMKRNTSAGLRTSSVLQRKTGNLKEFFALGKKLGQGQFGITFLCVEKATGKEYACKSIAKRKLLTDDDVEDVRREIQIMHHLAGHPNVISIKGAYEDVNAVHVVMELCAGGELFDRIIQRGHYTERKAAELTRTIVGVVEACHSLGVMHRDLKPENFLFVGQKEESLLKTIDFGLSIFFKPGEKFADVVGSPYYVAPEVLQKRYGPEADVWSAGVIVYILLSGVPPFWAESEQGIFEQVLNGELDFSSDPWPSISEGAKDLVRRMLVRDPRQRLNAHEVLCHPWVQVDGVAPDKPLDSAVLSRLKHFSAMNRLKKMALRVIAESLSEEEIAGLKEMFKMIDADNSGQITFEELKAGLKRAGAHLNESEIYDLMQAADVDNSGTIDYGEFVAATLHLNKIEREDHLFAAFSYFDKDGSGYITPDELQHVCQEYGFDDSRLEEMIREVDQDNDGRIDYNEFVTMMQKGNPVAGGGGKRSLENSFSINFRDALKLT, encoded by the exons ATGGGAAATACTTGTGTTGGGCCTAGCATATCAAAAAATGCTATTTTTCAATCGGTATCTGCAGCAGTGTGGCGATCTCGCGTGCCAGATGGTACTGAATCTTCAGTCAACGGAGAGAATGCCAAAAATGAGACACCAAAAGAGCACGAATCAGCAATGCCGGTTCAAAGCACACCACCGGAACATGTGATAATTCCGAAGTCGGAAACAAAACAAGAGCAACCAGCGAAGCCAAAAAAGCATATGAAAAGGAATACTAGTGCAGGACTTCGAACTAGTTCCGTTTTACAACGGAAAACTGGGAACTTGAAAGAATTTTTTGCTCTTGGGAAGAAATTAGGACAAGGGCAATTTGGAATAACATTCCTCTGTGTGGAGAAGGCGACAGGGAAGGAATACGCGTGCAAATCAATTGCAAAGCGGAAGTTATTGACTGATGATGATGTGGAGGATGTCAGAAGGGAAATTCAAATAATGCACCATTTGGCTGGGCATCCAAACGTTATATCCATTAAGGGGGCATATGAAGATGTTAACGCTGTTCATGTTGTCATGGAGTTATGTGCGGGGGGAGAGCTTTTTGACAGGATAATACAACGTGGGCATTATACGGAACGGAAGGCAGCCGAGCTTACCAGGACTATTGTTGGAGTGGTAGAAGCTTGTCATTCTTTGGGTGTTATGCATCGTGATCTTAAGcctgaaaattttctttttgttgGTCAAAAAGAAGAATCACTTCTCAAAACAATTGATTTTGGGTTGTCGATATTCTTTAAGCCAG GAGAAAAGTTCGCTGACGTGGTAGGCAGCCCATATTACGTCGCACCTGAAGTTCTTCAAAAACGATATGGTCCAGAAGCTGATGTCTGGAGTGCTGGAGTAATTGTTTACATTTTACTCAGTGGAGTTCCACCTTTCTGGGCTG AAAGCGAGCAAGGAATATTTGAACAAGTCCTGAACGGCGAACTTGACTTCTCATCAGACCCCTGGCCAAGTATCTCAGAAGGTGCAAAAGACTTAGTAAGGAGAATGCTTGTTCGAGACCCTAGACAACGATTAAATGCTCATGAAGTCCTTT GTCACCCTTGGGTTCAAGTTGACGGTGTGGCACCAGATAAACCTCTGGATTCTGCAGTTTTAAGCCGCCTGAAACATTTTTCGGCTATGAACAGACTAAAGAAAATGGCTCTTAGA GTCATTGCGGAGTCGTTATCTGAAGAAGAAATCGCTGGTCTTAAAGAAATGTTCAAAATGATAGATGCAGATAATAGTGGCCAAATCACTTTTGAAGAGCTCAAAGCTGGACTTAAGAGAGCTGGTGCCCATCTAAATGAATctgagatttatgatttaatgcaAGCA GCTGATGTTGATAACAGTGGAACAATCGATTATGGAGAGTTTGTAGCTGCAACATTGCATCTCAACAAAATCGAGAGAGAGGATCACCTGTTTGCTGCTTTCTCATACTTCGATAAAGATGGAAGTGGCTATATCACCCCAGATGAGCTTCAACACGTGTGTCAGGAGTATGGGTTCGATGATTCCCGCCTTGAAGAGATGATTCGAGAAGTTGACCAGGACAAT GATGGACGTATTGATTACAACGAGTTTGTAACGATGATGCAAAAGGGCAACCCGGTTGCTGGTGGAGGTGGTAAACGAAGCTTGGAGAACAGTTTCAGCATCAACTTTAGAGATGCCTTGAAACTCACATAG
- the LOC140807765 gene encoding protein PELOTA 1: protein MKIVRRDFIRNGPGSVKMVPEEADDLWLAYNLISEGDSVLAVTVRKVLREAASGGRDAERVKLKLEIKVEGIEYDKEGSVLRIRGKNILENEHVKIGAFHTLEVELHRPFVLRKEIWDSVTLDVLHQASDPTASADLAVVLMQEGLAHILLVGKSVTTTRSRVETSIPRKHGPAVGGYDKALNKFFDNVLMSFLKNVDFNVVRCAVIASPGFTKDQFHRHLMLEAERKSLRSIIENKSRIVLVHTTSGYKHSLREVLDAPNVMNMIKDTKAAQEVRTLKDFFAMLSNDPARACYGPKHVEVAHERLAVQTLLITDELFRNSDIPTRQRYVNLVDSVKNSGGTTHIFSSMHVSGEQLAQLTGIAAILRFPLPDLEDIEM from the exons ATGAAGATCGTTCGCAGAGATTTCATACGCAATGGCCCTGGAAGCGTGAAG ATGGTTCCTGAAGAGGCGGATGATTTGTGGCTTGCTTACAATTTGATCTCTGAGGGTGACAGTGTCTTGGCTGTCACAGTGAG GAAGGTTTTGAGAGAAGCTGCTTCAGGAGGAAGAGATGCAGAAAGAGTGAAACTGAAGCTTGAAATCAAAGTCGAG ggcATCGAGTATGACAAAGAAGGATCTGTCCTACGTATACGCGGGAAGAATATTTTGGAGAACGAACATGTCAAG ATTGGGGCATTTCACACTCTAGAAGTTGAGCTCCACCGACCGTTTGTGTTAAGGAAG GAAATCTGGGACTCGGTGACATTGGATGTGCTGCATCAAGCATCTG ATCCTACGGCAAGTGCGGACCTTGCTGTTGTTCTGATGCAAGAGGGCCTGGCTCATATTTTACTTGTTGGTAAAAG CGTGACAACAACTCGTTCTCGTGTAGAGACTTCAATACCACGCAAGCATGGTCCTGCAGTTGGAGGTTATGACAAA GCGTTGAACAAGTTTTTCGACAATGTTTTAATG TCATTCCTTAAAAATGTTGATTTCAACGTTGTTCGCTGTGCTGTGATTGCAAGTCCCGGTTTTACCAAG GATCAATTTCATCGACACTTGATGTTGGAGGCGGAGAGGAAGTCGCTTAGATCCATCATCGAGAATAAATCACGTATAGTTCTTGTGCATACTACTTCTGGATACAA GCATAGTTTGAGGGAGGTTTTGGATGCTCCAAATGTCATGAATATGATTAAAGACACAAAAGCTGCACAAGAG GTCCGGACACTCAAGGATTTCTTTGCCATGCTATCAAAT GATCCTGCTCGAGCTTGTTATGGACCAAAACACGTTGAAGTTGCCCATGAGCGACTAGCTGTCCAGACGCTTCTCATTACGGATGAGCTCTTTAG GAATTCTGATATACCAACGAGGCAAAGGTATGTGAACTTGGTAGATTCCGTCAAGAACTCAGGCGGCACTACTCACATCTTCTCCTCTATGCATGTGTCAGGAGAGC AACTGGCACAACTTACTGGTATCGCGGCCATACTTCGTTTTCCTTTGCCAGACTTGGAAGACATAGAAATGTAG